The Megalops cyprinoides isolate fMegCyp1 chromosome 10, fMegCyp1.pri, whole genome shotgun sequence genome window below encodes:
- the ddx61 gene encoding probable ATP-dependent RNA helicase ddx6, with protein MATARTENPASVVMGMNKQNGQLRGQPKPAALQSGPASSQAGKAPSVHQKGGTATQNSGGIRFGDDWKKCLQLPPKDTRVRTSDVTATKGNEFEDYCLKRELLMGIFEMGWEKPSPIQEESIPIALSGRDILARAKNGTGKSGAYLIPLLERIDLKKDYIQALVMVPTRELALQVSQISIQLSKHLGGVKVMATTGGTNLRDDIMRLDETVHVVIATPGRILDLIKKGVAKVDRLQMMVMDEADKLLSQDFVVLIEDIISFLPKNRQILLYSATFPISVQKFMAKHLQKPYEINLMDELTLKGITQYYAYVTERQKVHCLNTLFSRLQINQSIIFCNSTQRVELLAKKITQLGYSCFYIHAKMMQEYRNRVFHDFRNGLCRNLVCTDLFTRGIDIQAVNVVINFDFPKNAETYLHRIGRSGRFGHLGLAINLITSEDRFNLKAIEDQLVTDIKPIPGSIDKSLYVAEFHSANPDCEAQEGERDAGHQQGELQRP; from the exons atggctacAGCAAGAACAGAGAACCCTGCCTCTGTCGTCATGGGAATGAACAAGCAGAACGGGCAGCTGAGAGGACAGCCCAAGCCAGCTGCTCTTCAGTCAGGACCCGCCAGCTCTCAGGCAGGAAAGGCACCCAGTGTCCATCAGAAAGGAGGGACCGCCACTCAGAACAGTGGTGGCATCAG GTTCGGTGATGACTGGAAGAAGTGCCTGCAGCTCCCACCCAAAGACACGCGAGTCAGAACCTCA GATGTGACGGCAACGAAAGGTAACGAGTTTGAGGACTACTGCCTGAAACGGGAGCTGCTGATGGGCATCTTTGAGATGGGCTGGGAGAAGCCCTCTCCTATTCAG GAGGAGAGCATTCCCATCGCTCTGTCTGGCAGGGACATTTTGGCCAGGGCCAAGAATGGCACAGGCAAGAGTGGTGCCTACCTCATCCCCCTCCTGGAGAGGATAGACCTGAAAAAGGACTACATACAAG ctctggTGATGGTCCCCACCCGAGAGCTGGCCCTGCAGGTCAGCCAGATCAGCATTCAGCTCAGCAAGCACCTGGGCGGTGTCAAGGTCATGGCCACCACAGGGGGCACTAACCTGAGGGACGACATCATGAGGCTGGATGAAACGG TGCACGTGGTGATAGCCACCCCAGGCAGGATCCTGGACCTGATCAAGAAGGGCGTGGCCAAAGTCGACAGACTCCAGATGATGGTGATGGACGAG GCGGACAAACTCCTGTCTCAGGACTTTGTGGTCCTTATTGAGGACATCATCAGCTTTCTCCCCAAGAACCGTCAGATCCTGCTCTACTCTGCCACCTTTCCCATCAGTGTGCAGAAGTTCATG GCCAAGCACCTTCAGAAGCCCTATGAGATTAACCTGATGGACGAGCTGACTCTGAAGGGCATCACCCAGTACTACGCCTACGTGACAGAACGGCAGAAAGTGCACTGTCTCAACACGCTCTTCTCCAGG TTGCAAATCAACCAGTCCATCATCTTCTGTAACTCCACCCAAAGAGTGGAGCTGCTGGCCAAGAAGATCACCCAGCTGGGCTACTCCTGTTTCTACATCCACGCTAAGATGATGCAG GAGTATAGGAACCGTGTTTTCCACGACTTCAGAAACGGACTGTGTAGGAACCTGGTGTGCACAG ATCTCTTCACTAGAGGAATTGATATCCAGGCTGTGAATGTCGTCATCAATTTTGACTTCCCCAAAAACGCTGAGACTTACCTTCACCGCATCGGGCGATCAG ggaGATTCGGCCACCTTGGTCTGGCCATCAACCTAATCACGTCAGAGGACCGCTTCAACCTGAAGGCGATCGAAGACCAACTGGTCACCGACATCAAGCCCATCCCTGGCAGCATCGACAAGAGCCTGTATGTGGCCGAGTTCCACTCCGCCAACCCCGACTGCGAGGCACAGGAGGGCGAGAGAGACGCCggtcaccagcagggggagctgcaACGACCATAA